In Eschrichtius robustus isolate mEscRob2 chromosome 11, mEscRob2.pri, whole genome shotgun sequence, the following proteins share a genomic window:
- the AQP11 gene encoding aquaporin-11 yields MTALRGLWPEMQDTCTSLGLMLSIVLFMGLARVVTRQQLNRPTAHAFVLEFLATFQLCFCTHELQVLSEQEPLHPTWPLTLTYFFSLVHGLTLVGTSSNPCGVMMQMMLGGMSAETGAMRLLAQLIGALCSRYCMGALWSLGLTKYHVSERSFACRNPIQVDLPKAVIIEAVSSFIFHSALLHFQEVRTKLRIHLLSALITFLVYAGGSLTGAVFNPALALSLHFKCFDEAFLQFFVVYWLAPSLGILLMILMFSFFLPWLYNNHTINKKE; encoded by the exons ATGACGGCGCTGCGGGGGCTCTGGCCCGAGATGCAGGACACCTGTACCTCGCTGGGGCTGATGCTGTCGATCGTGCTGTTCATGGGGCTGGCCCGCGTGGTCACCCGGCAGCAGCTGAACAGGCCCACTGCCCACGCCTTCGTCTTGGAGTTTCTGGCCACGTTCCAGCTCTGCTTCTGCACCCATGAGCTGCAAGTGCTGAGCGAGCAGGAACCCCTGCACCCCACGTGGCCGCTGACGCTAACGTACTTCTTCTCGTTGGTGCATGGCCTGACTCTGGTGGGCACCTCCAGCAACCCGTGCGGCGTGATGATGCAGATGATGCTGGGGGGAATGTCCGCTGAGACGGGTGCGATGAGGCTGTTAGCTCAGCTGATTGGTGCCCTGTGCAGCAGGTACTGCATGGGCGCCCTGTGGAGCCTGGGACTGACCAAGTATCACGTCAGCGAGAGGAGCTTCGCTTGCAGGAATCCCATCCAAGTGGACTTGCCCAAAGCGGTCATCATAGAGGCCGTCTCCTCCTTTATCTTCCACAGCGCTTTGCTGCACTTCCAGGAGGTCCGAACCAAGCTTCGTATCCACCTGCTGTCAGCACTCATCACCTTTTTGGTCTATGCAG GAGGAAGTCTAACAGGAGCTGTATTTAATCCAGCTTTGGCACTTTCACTACATTTCAAGTGTTTTGATGAAGCATTCCTTCAATTTTTTGTAGTATATTGGCTGGCTCCTTCTTTAG gtATATTGCTGATGATTTTGATGTTCAGTTTTTTCCTTCCATGGCTGTATAACAACCACACAATTAATAAAAAGGAGTAA